A part of Clostridia bacterium genomic DNA contains:
- a CDS encoding helix-turn-helix transcriptional regulator: MEKAFAKNLRTLRKERKLSQQKLASQVGVTQQCVSEWEKGKIEPTMSPLWRLADVFDISIDELIGRKELI, translated from the coding sequence ATGGAAAAAGCGTTTGCAAAAAATCTAAGAACTCTTAGAAAAGAGCGCAAGCTTAGTCAACAAAAACTTGCTAGTCAGGTTGGTGTTACACAGCAATGTGTAAGTGAATGGGAAAAAGGCAAGATTGAGCCTACTATGTCTCCCCTTTGGAGATTGGCTGATGTCTTTGATATTTCAATTGACGAATTGATTGGCAGAAAA
- a CDS encoding SH3 domain-containing C40 family peptidase has protein sequence MKKLIIIFLCCITAFSINLFYGCKNDDNIDDIMSDIPQIENDQDINQQENDENKNSDQIENDNQNQTSNEVIQDNVSKLILAGYKVQSKTNLNIRAQASASSAIIGQLSEWDTIPVIEKVNDSWYKVFYNNDIAYVSANKSYIQEVAWQNAQSTLVTGLEVEALTTVNIRAQASTGSEVLGKLEKWQTVSLVEKISDQWYKVLYNGQEAYISASKDLTRVYDPEKVNAIIDKIIETGMSVLGTPYEFGATRILNYSGNLNPNFTGKTFDCSSFVQYAFYKGAGIKLQGDSRSQSKYGMLVNKSELKRGDLIFMWSSARRYNTGIERIGHVVIYIGDNKILHTWGTGGVRIQEFSSGWQERFIHARRML, from the coding sequence ATGAAAAAGTTAATAATTATATTTTTATGCTGTATTACAGCATTTTCTATCAACCTGTTTTATGGCTGCAAAAATGATGACAACATAGATGATATAATGTCTGATATACCCCAAATTGAAAACGATCAAGATATTAATCAGCAAGAAAATGATGAGAATAAAAACTCTGACCAAATTGAAAATGATAATCAAAATCAAACTTCTAACGAAGTCATACAAGATAATGTTAGCAAACTGATTTTGGCGGGATATAAAGTTCAAAGCAAAACCAATCTTAATATCAGAGCGCAAGCTTCGGCTTCATCCGCAATCATAGGTCAATTGTCAGAATGGGACACAATACCCGTAATTGAAAAAGTCAATGACTCTTGGTATAAGGTTTTTTATAACAATGACATAGCATATGTGTCAGCTAATAAAAGCTATATCCAAGAAGTTGCATGGCAAAATGCACAAAGCACCCTTGTAACAGGACTTGAAGTAGAAGCATTGACTACGGTCAATATAAGAGCACAAGCTTCAACTGGTTCTGAAGTTTTGGGAAAACTTGAAAAATGGCAGACTGTTTCTTTGGTAGAAAAAATTTCCGACCAATGGTACAAAGTATTATACAATGGTCAAGAGGCTTATATAAGTGCTTCAAAAGATTTGACTAGAGTTTATGATCCTGAAAAAGTTAACGCAATAATTGACAAAATAATTGAAACTGGTATGAGCGTTTTGGGCACACCTTATGAATTTGGTGCAACCAGAATACTAAATTACAGCGGGAATCTCAATCCTAACTTTACCGGAAAGACCTTTGACTGTTCGTCTTTTGTCCAATACGCTTTTTATAAAGGCGCTGGCATAAAACTTCAAGGCGATTCGAGAAGCCAAAGCAAATACGGTATGCTGGTTAATAAATCAGAACTAAAACGCGGAGACCTTATATTTATGTGGAGTTCTGCTAGACGATATAATACAGGAATAGAACGTATAGGCCATGTTGTGATTTATATAGGCGACAACAAAATCCTACATACTTGGGGAACAGGTGGAGTGCGTATTCAGGAATTTTCGTCTGGTTGGCAAGAAAGATTTATACATGCAAGACGTATGTTATAA